In Erigeron canadensis isolate Cc75 chromosome 1, C_canadensis_v1, whole genome shotgun sequence, a single window of DNA contains:
- the LOC122585537 gene encoding 4-hydroxybenzoate geranyltransferase 2 yields the protein MSLLLRYSNKSSRNLLLQPLLLHHYLSLTPSSHPSPNSPLPNPNPNLNHNQYFTQNTYNHHHQDILYIHNYYINGSYKYRYYDNLIKLGHNCGISTYSSTLKHDDKKDSDLNNNNNEKNDDKSNEKKKGGYVSWIDLYLPERIRPYAHLARLDKPIGTWLLAWPCMWSITLAASAGQLPDLKMMTLFGCGAFLLRGAGCTINDLLDRDIDTKVERTKSRPIASGALTPFQGVSFLGLQLLLGLGILLQLNHFSIVLGASSLLLVFSYPLMKRITFWPQAFLGLTFNWGALLGWSAVRGSLDPAIVLPLYLSGVFWTLVYDTIYAHQDKEDDEIVGVKSTALRFGDSTKEWISGFGVACISSLALSGFNANLGLPYYVFLAAASGQLAWQIWTVDISSGPDCSRKFVSNKWFGALVFSGILLGRLSS from the exons atgtcGTTATTACTCCGTTACTCTAACAAATCATCTCGGAATCTCCTCCTTCAACCTCTCCTTCTTCATCATTATCTCTCCCTCACACCATCATCTCACCCAAGCCCTAATTCACCATTACCAAACCCTAATCCCAATCTTAATCACAATCAATATTTCACTcaaaacacatataatcatcatcatcaagacatattatatattcataattattatattaatggtAGTTATAAGTATAGGTATTAtgataatttgattaaattaggTCATAACTGTGGGATTTCTACTTATTCTAGTACTTTAAAACATGATGATAAAAAAGATAGTgacttgaataataataataatgagaaaaatgatgataaaagTAATGAGAAAAAGAAGGGTGGTTATGTTTCGTGGATCGATTTATATTTGCCGGAAAGGATACGACCGTATGCGCATTTAGCTAGGTTGGATAAACCTATTGGGACTTGGTTACTTGCTTGGCCATGTATGTG GTCAATCACATTAGCAGCATCCGCTGGACAGCTTCCTGATCTGAAGATGATGACACTATTTGGCTGTGGAGCCTTTTTGTTAAGGGGTGCGGGATGTACTATTAATGATTTGCTTGATCGTGATATTGATACAAAG GTGGAACGGACAAAGTCAAGACCCATCGCAAGTGGTGCCTTAACACCATTTCAGGGGGTTTCCTTTCTTGGTTTGCAATTGCTCTTGGGTCTTGGTATCCTTCTCCAGCTTAATCACTTTAG CATCGTATTGGGGGCTTCATCGTTGCTACTTGTCTTTTCATATCCCCTTATGAAAAGGATTACCTTTTGG CCTCAAGCCTTTCTTGGTTTAACATTCAATTGGGGAGCCTTACTCGGATGGTCTGCTGTTAGAGGAAGCCTCGATCCTGCAATTGTGTTGCCCCTATACCTTTCTGGAGTATTTTGGACCCTTGTCTATGATACAATATATGCCCATCAG GATAAAGAAGACGATGAGATAGTGGGAGTTAAGTCCACTGCCTTGAGATTTGGAGATTCCACAAAGGAGTGGATCAGTGGATTTGGAGTTGCTTGCATTAGTAGTCTAGCACTTAGTGGGTTCAATGCAAATCTTG GATTGCCATATTATGTGTTTTTGGCAGCAGCTTCCGGGCAGTTAGCATGGCAAATTTGGACGGTAGACATTTCTTCCGGACCTGATTGCAGTAGAAA ATTTGTATCAAACAAATGGTTTGGAGCTTTAGTGTTCAGTGGCATTCTTTTAGGCAGATTATCGTCATAA